In a genomic window of Vigna angularis cultivar LongXiaoDou No.4 chromosome 6, ASM1680809v1, whole genome shotgun sequence:
- the LOC108343566 gene encoding homeobox-leucine zipper protein ATHB-14 — MALTLHKDSANNQMDSSKYVRYTPEQVEALERVYAECPKPSSLRRQQLIRECPILSNIEPKQIKVWFQNRRCREKQRKEASRLQTVNRKLTAMNKLLMEENDRLQKQVSHLVYENGYMKQQIQTASAGTTTDNSCESVVMSGQNQQQNPTPQHPNRDANNPAGLLAIAEETLAEFLSKATGTAVDWVQMIGMKPGPDSIGIVAVSRNCSGVAARACGLVSLEPTKVAEILKDRQSWYRDCRCVEVLSIVPAGNGGTIELMYMQTYAPTTLAAARDFWTLRYTTSLEDGSLVICERSLTSSTGGPTGPPATTFIRAEMLPSGYLIRPCEGGGSIIHIVDHIDLDVWSVPEVLRPLYESSKILAQKLTIAALQHIRQIAQESSGEIQYGGGRQPAVLRTFSQRLCRGFNDAVNGFVDDGWSLMGTDGVEDVTIAINSSPNKFLGSNYNASMFPAFGGGVLCAKASMLLQNVPPALLVRFLREHRSEWADYGVDAYSAACLKASPYAVPCARPGGFPSSQVILPLAHTIEHEEFLEVVRIEGHAFSPEDVTLARDMYLLQLCSGVDENAIGACAQLVFAPIDESFADDALLLPSGFRVIPLDPKSDGPAATRTLDLASTMEVGSANARPSGEADLSGYNLRSVLTIAFQFTFENHTRDNVAAMARQYVRSVVGSVQRVAMAIAPSRLSTQLGPKSLPGSPEALTLARWISRSYRIHTGTELFRAESTTGDAILKQLWHHSDAIMCCSVKTNASPVFTFANQAGLDMLETTLVALQDIMLDKVLDESGRKILCSEFSKIMQQGFAYLPAGICVSSMNRPVSYEQAIAWKVLNDDDSNHCLAFMFMSWSFV; from the exons ATGGCACTTACTTTGCACAAGGACTCGGCCAACAACCAGATGGATTCAAGCAAGTATGTTAGGTACACACCTGAGCAGGTTGAGGCTTTGGAGAGGGTCTATGCTGAATGTCCCAAACCAAGTTCTTTGCGGAGGCAGCAACTCATCAGAGAGTGCCCCATCCTTTCCAATATCGAACCCAAACAAATCAAAGTTTGGTTTCAGAATAGAAG GTGTCGTGAGAAGCAGAGGAAGGAGGCTTCTCGGCTGCAGACAGTGAACAGAAAGCTGACTGCGATGAACAAACTGTTAATGGAAGAGAATGACCGTTTGCAGAAGCAGGTTTCCCATCTGGTTTACGAGAATGGATATATGAAGCAACAGATACAGACT GCCTCTGCGGGCACCACCACAGACAATAGCTGTGAGTCTGTGGTAATGAGTGGTCAGAATCAACAGCAAAACCCAACACCTCAGCATCCCAATAGGGATGCCAACAACCCAGCTGG TCTTCTCGCCATAGCTGAGGAGACCCTGGCAGAGTTCCTTTCCAAGGCTACTGGAACTGCTGTCGACTGGGTCCAGATGATTGGGATGAAG CCTGGTCCGGATTCGATTGGAATCGTTGCTGTTTCCCGCAACTGTAGTGGTGTGGCAGCACGAGCCTGCGGCCTTGTGAGTCTAGAACCCACTAAG GTTGCTGAGATTCTGAAAGATCGACAGTCGTGGTATCGTGACTGCCGATGCGTGGAAGTATTGAGTATAGTTCCCGCAGGGAATGGGGGCACCATAGAGCTCATGTACATGCAG ACATACGCGCCCACAACATTGGCAGCGGCGCGGGACTTTTGGACACTGAGATACACGACAAGTTTGGAAGATGGAAGCCTTGTG ATATGTGAGAGATCATTGACATCCTCAACTGGTGGTCCCACAGGGCCTCCTGCAACAACCTTTATTAGAGCTGAAATGCTTCCCAGTGGTTATCTGATTAGACCGTGTGAGGGTGGTGGATCCATTATTCACATAGTTGATCATATTGATTTAGAT GTATGGAGTGTTCCTGAAGTACTGAGGCCCCTATATGAGTCATCAAAAATCTTAGCTCAGAAATTGACCATTGCT GCCTTGCAACATATACGACAGATAGCACAAGAATCGAGTGGCGAAATTCAATATGGTGGGGGTCGCCAGCCTGCTGTATTGAGAACATTTAGTCAGCGACTTTGCAG GGGATTTAATGATGCGGTGAATGGGTTTGTTGATGACGGTTGGTCGCTGATGGGTACTGATGGGGTGGAAGATGTGACCATAGCTATAAACTCTTCTCCAAACAAATTTTTGGGGTCCAATTATAATGCTTCCATGTTCCCAGCCTTTGGAGGTGGGGTCTTGTGTGCCAAGGCATCGATGCTCCTGCAG AATGTTCCACCTGCTTTGCTTGTTCGTTTTTTGAGAGAGCATCGTTCAGAATGGGCTGATTACGGGGTTGATGCATACTCTGCTGCATGCCTTAAAGCTAGTCCCTATGCAGTTCCCTGTGCAAGACCTGGTGGCTTCCCGAGCAGCCAGGTCATTTTACCTCTTGCTCATACTATTGAACATGAAGAG TTCCTGGAGGTGGTTCGCATAGAGGGTCATGCATTTTCTCCTGAGGATGTCACGTTGGCTCGTGATATGTATCTATTGCAG CTATGCAGTGGAGTTGATGAAAATGCAATTGGGGCATGTGCTCAACTTGTGTTTGCACCTATTGACGAGTCTTTTGCAGATGATGCTCTGTTGCTGCCATCTGGATTTCGTGTCATTCCATTAGATCCTAAATCA GATGGGCCAGCCGCAACTCGAACATTGGATTTGGCATCAACAATGGAAGTAGGATCTGCTAATGCCCGGCCCTCTGGTGAAGCTGATTTGAGTGGGTACAACCTTCGGTCGGTCCTTACTATTGCTTTCCAATTTACCTTCGAAAATCATACGCGGGACAATGTTGCTGCAATGGCTCGGCAGTATGTGCGTAGTGTTGTTGGCTCTGTTCAGAGAGTTGCCATGGCAATTGCTCCTTCCAGGCTTAGTACTCAACTTGGGCCAAAGTCACTCCCTGGTTCCCCTGAGGCCCTTACCTTAGCACGATGGATCAGTAGAAGCTACAG GATCCACACTGGCACAGAGCTTTTTAGAGCTGAGTCCACTACAGGTGATGCAATCTTGAAGCAACTTTGGCACCATTCCGATGCAATCATGTGCTGTTCTGTGAAAACAAAT GCATCTCCAGTGTTCACCTTTGCTAATCAAGCTGGGTTAGACATGCTTGAAACTACTCTAGTCGCACTTCAAGACATAATGCTTGATAAAGTGCTAGATGAATCTGGCAGGAAGATTCTTTGCTCTGAGTTCTCCAAGATAATGCAACAG GGATTTGCTTATCTACCTGCTGGGATATGTGTATCGAGTATGAATCGGCCAGTGTCTTATGAGCAGGCCATTGCATGGAAAGTCCTGAATGATGATGATTCTAATCACTGCCTAGCCTTCATGTTTATGAGTTGGTCTTTTGTATGA